A section of the Candidatus Peregrinibacteria bacterium genome encodes:
- a CDS encoding RsmE family RNA methyltransferase produces MNLTLDYVYIVTSRKLQRFFIEDNVLMVGDDDNLSKEICHQILNVLRMKTNDKVILLDNSGFEYTCEITVHGKNISYKVLEKNKNTLEPTINTILYQSILKSSERLEFAMQKATELGVMTIVPLITERCQVATLRKKDRFEKIIKEASEQSERGLLPTLENPIKFNDLIKTLDTSLKTTNLFFYEGARHDKFELPSLSKNVNVIIGPEGGFSPEEALQIETFCKKNKNSYTLSLGKRILRSETASIVALAQILINY; encoded by the coding sequence ATGAACCTTACACTAGACTACGTCTATATAGTAACTTCACGTAAATTGCAAAGATTTTTCATAGAAGATAATGTTTTGATGGTGGGGGATGATGATAACCTAAGTAAAGAAATTTGTCACCAGATTTTGAATGTTTTACGTATGAAAACGAATGACAAAGTCATATTACTTGATAATTCCGGATTTGAATATACCTGCGAGATAACCGTTCATGGTAAAAATATAAGCTACAAAGTCCTCGAGAAGAATAAAAACACACTTGAACCGACAATCAATACGATCTTATATCAATCTATATTAAAATCATCAGAACGTCTTGAATTCGCCATGCAAAAAGCAACTGAGCTTGGGGTGATGACTATCGTCCCCCTTATAACAGAGCGCTGCCAGGTCGCAACGTTGCGTAAAAAAGATAGATTTGAGAAAATCATAAAGGAAGCGAGCGAGCAGAGCGAGCGAGGACTCCTACCTACTCTAGAAAACCCAATAAAATTTAACGATCTTATAAAGACACTCGATACCTCTCTCAAAACAACAAATCTTTTTTTCTACGAAGGTGCAAGGCACGACAAATTTGAGCTTCCAAGTCTTAGTAAAAATGTTAATGTGATTATCGGACCCGAAGGTGGGTTTTCACCTGAAGAAGCTTTGCAAATTGAAACATTTTGTAAGAAAAATAAAAACTCATACACTTTGAGCCTTGGCAAACGAATCCTTCGAAGCGAAACTGCAAGTATCGTCGCCCTCGCACAAATACTAA